A genomic window from Rhodococcus sp. KBS0724 includes:
- a CDS encoding Fur family transcriptional regulator, producing MHDDGQDLDLRAQLRAAGLRVTAPRLAVLNAVTAQPHSDADSVAAQVRQQLGSVSTQAVYDVLKACVNAGLLRRIEPAGSPARFETRTGDNHHHLVCRSCGKVVDVDCVVGQAPCLEPSDYHGFEIDEAEVVFWGRCNDCLTSSAESNNVSDAVSQNHEAAR from the coding sequence ATGCATGACGACGGGCAGGATCTCGACCTCCGGGCGCAACTGCGTGCGGCCGGGTTGCGAGTCACTGCACCTCGTCTTGCAGTTCTGAATGCGGTTACAGCCCAACCGCATTCAGACGCAGATTCTGTTGCAGCGCAGGTGCGGCAACAGTTGGGATCCGTATCCACCCAGGCTGTTTACGACGTGCTGAAGGCATGCGTGAACGCAGGGTTGCTACGACGCATCGAGCCCGCGGGTTCGCCCGCACGGTTCGAGACGAGAACTGGGGACAACCATCACCATCTCGTGTGTCGTAGCTGCGGCAAGGTCGTCGACGTCGATTGTGTTGTCGGCCAAGCTCCCTGCCTGGAACCGTCCGATTATCACGGCTTCGAGATCGATGAAGCCGAGGTCGTGTTCTGGGGCCGTTGCAACGATTGCCTGACGAGTTCTGCCGAGTCGAACAATGTCTCCGACGCGGTTTCACAGAATCACGAAGCAGCCCGCTAA